In Plasmodium vivax chromosome 14, whole genome shotgun sequence, the genomic window ACCTAAATGAAGAGCAAAACGATGAAGCAGATGCGCTGGAACCCTCCAAGGGGGTGTTCCTAAACTGCGTTAACAATGGCCTGGACGCTCTTCTGATCAACGCTGGCGGGGAATTGGGAGGCAACCCGGGGAAAACGCAACCAGACGGACACGCCTCAATAGGGCACAACTCAATCACTGACAATGTGTGCGATCCGGCCGCTTCTCACAAGGGTTCCATTTTCTCGACCCTCAGAAAGAGCCCCATACTGCAGCTTTTAAGAAGTAACATGAAAATTTACCGCAAAATAACTGCCGTGATGGAAACCTTCTCCAGCAGCAAATTGGAAGgaacaataaaaaattgcctgCATGACTTGAACAGATATAGTAAAAACGCTCTGGACATCTACGACGATAGCCTTTTCGACGTCCAatacaaaattgaaagaGAGGCCACGCTCGAGAGTGAAGAGTcaagaagaaacaaaaaactGTTACAGGTGAAAATCTTTTTGGACTATGAAAAGCTGTATACGAAAAAAACGGTTGAGACGCAAACAcctgtttcgttttttagaAAAGATAAGGTCATTCAAATTCCAAAGGATGAAGGAGTTTCCACAACATCGGAGCAGTACATACAGGCGAAGAGGGTGGCGaatcctattttttatttgaaagaTATATACGATTAAATTGGGGCCCCCTCCAATGGTGCCCGagcggaggggggaagacaTTCACCCCGCTCCACGCACTATCCGATTGTTACCCTATTGACAATGACAGTGTTATTTAACTCCGCGCTTGTTGTACGCGTATATTCTACGCGCCTATTATAGGGGCGCATTTTACTGCTACTTCTGTACACTGGGGAAATAACTTCTGCCGCGTCATACGTAATAAGCATTTGGCCCCATGCAGCGTGAACATCTGCAGGTACTCTTCAGAGAGTCCActctttccttttacatCTCATACATCTCAAACATCTTTACACCCCTGTGCCAGTTTGCATCATTTCACGCGCCCCCTTCTCACCAATTGTTCTTGCAAGCCATCCCGCgatttatttcccccccccatttgtgatATCGCAAAAAGGCGGCGTCACATTCCTACATTcgcatatatacacaaatatgtaaaaaaaaaaaaaaagaaaagaaaagaaagaaatattCTCCAagttttcttcccccttgtaTGCATCCCCTGATGATTACGTAAGCGacacatttttcccctccttttggtacccccatttttttttttccttacacCCCTGTTGTAATTTGCGCAAAAACATGGATTCACgtacagggggaaaaaaaaaaaaaaaaccctccGTCGTGAGAGCATGACAAAATTGTTCTCTTGGTTAAAATGCTGAAAAGCTTTTTCGCGAAAGGAAAATGCTGCCAGAAGTTTCTACGACTGAACGAGCGGCGTATTCACAACAGCCACTTAAACAAATCGCTCAAAAACAGGTATAACGAACGGGTGAGAGATAAGTACCTGGATAACATCTACAACAATGAAATTAACGTCAGCAcgataagcaaaaatataaaaaataggaaggTTGACTACTTGAGACAGCTGCTTTATGATGAGGCCGAAGGGGATGAGTACCTGCTGGACGAGACCATTTTGGaggaagtgaaaaggaaaaaagggaaagccaCCACACAGGGAAGAAGCAGTGGCAGTGGCAGCAGCAGTAGTGGCAGCGGCCCGCCCGAGCAGGGCAAAGAAGAAATGAGCGAATCCAAGTACAAGCAGGCGATCAGAATGTACAACTTGCTGAAGCTGACGGACAAAGCCAACATTTTCGATGAGGATGTTTTTATGAACATAGATAGCAAAATTAACCACGACGTTTATCAGTTCtcccaaaaaaatatcctgCACGATGGTGACAGTCAAGTGGAAGGCTCATCAACCAGTAAGGGAAGCAGCTTTATAGATTGCCGAATGGTGGACAACCAAAGCACGAATTTGACCTCCGCCCCACCCATGGAAAACAAGACAGACACCTCGCCCGATAGCGAACCAGGCAGTGAGGCCAACCTAGACGATAACAACTTTATGAGTATCACCAAAATGAACCTCCCCATCTTCAACCCATCTAGCTTTTGCCTAGCCACAGAAAGTTTAACGAACCATATATGTGACGATTTAATTTACCTCTTTGGGGACCttatggaagaaaaaaaactacctaaaaaagatgaaaatgaTAGACTATACAAATTTATGAACAATTTATGtgagtttttttccctaGAAAAGAGAGAAACTGATGTAGATAGATGGATGGAAGAGGTAtacaagaaaataaaacctACATTGCCATCCGCCTTTCGCACCATGAAAGACGAGTGTGTCCAAAACTGGATCAAAGAGCATATTAAGCGAGTCCTAgcgaatgaaaaaagaaacaatcAAATGCtgtataaagaaaaatattacaatttGGGCAACGATTTTGCTTATGATAATTTACCCATGAAGGaaagcagcggggggggagatcATAAAGAAGAATTTTCCACCGAAAAACTAACATACTATTTTAAAACCATCGTAGAATTTTTCCTGGAGAAAAAAGTGGACCCCTCTTTGGAAGAACAATTAAATAtgatgtttttaaatttaaaaaaaatcggaCTGGATAACTGGCTAAAAATGGACGTAAAAGATTTCGAAAAATACCTCCTCAGAAATAACAACTCCAACTTTCTTCAAATAACAGAAAATGACAAGTACGTTTCGTACttaatgttaaaatgtgCCAGTCGGAACATTacggacttttttttttacgaagaattttctccttttcatcTTTTTAATGAGAAGCCAAAATTTTCcattgaggaaaaaataaacgcctTGCAGCCGAATAAACACATACCAGAtgaggagttaaaaaaaatgattttctcAAACGAGTCTGCCGTAACGATAGTGAGTAAAAACAACTCTGGTGATGCTAACCACGACATGGACATTGATCTGTTtcttgaaaaggaaaaaaattacaacatgAATAGATCCCTAATCACCTACTCCTTTGACGAGACCACCGATTCGTACCGTTACAAGTATA contains:
- a CDS encoding hypothetical protein, conserved (encoded by transcript PVX_122905A) encodes the protein MLKSFFAKGKCCQKFLRLNERRIHNSHLNKSLKNRYNERVRDKYLDNIYNNEINVSTISKNIKNRKVDYLRQLLYDEAEGDEYLLDETILEEVKRKKGKATTQGRSSGSGSSSSGSGPPEQGKEEMSESKYKQAIRMYNLLKLTDKANIFDEDVFMNIDSKINHDVYQFSQKNILHDGDSQVEGSSTSKGSSFIDCRMVDNQSTNLTSAPPMENKTDTSPDSEPGSEANLDDNNFMSITKMNLPIFNPSSFCLATESLTNHICDDLIYLFGDLMEEKKLPKKDENDRLYKFMNNLCEFFSLEKRETDVDRWMEEVYKKIKPTLPSAFRTMKDECVQNWIKEHIKRVLANEKRNNQMLYKEKYYNLGNDFAYDNLPMKESSGGGDHKEEFSTEKLTYYFKTIVEFFLEKKVDPSLEEQLNMMFLNLKKIGLDNWLKMDVKDFEKYLLRNNNSNFLQITENDKYVSYLMLKCASRNITDFFFYEEFSPFHLFNEKPKFSIEEKINALQPNKHIPDEELKKMIFSNESAVTIVSKNNSGDANHDMDIDLFLEKEKNYNMNRSLITYSFDETTDSYRYKYKQIPNTIYDHNTNKYIREKETIDPMLKLNEMRSSILEVKRMMSMTKDGRVYYIRIIIVIGNGKGVYGYGVGFGKNIKEARNSALLNSISNLDFIDYNYKNCILNFPVSGQEYSSHVKIIPRPLGRGLKINRKYLPLGYILGLDNVKISFSGSNKWMSRIKALKRCLNKIVSIKTLCKMTGKKYVCHFAPHYCTSHWPDYWFKNILKEYKYKIQRIQKKRAMVCRKNFRSNISKIPEEVRPDFTPYTWKTPIQKHVESQKMKKYIDNNVYHVNVF